The following are from one region of the Neorhodopirellula lusitana genome:
- a CDS encoding sigma-70 family RNA polymerase sigma factor, which translates to MTESVLTRIAEGDRSAVDDCLDRYGGLVWSLAKRWIGNADDAEDAVQEIFVELWQQAGRFDPAVAAETTFVAMIARRRLIDRRRKDSRAPAMEPISVDPVDVTAKCELEETLVRGEEAAQAQECLEKLTTTQQQVLKLSVHQGASHTLIAGKLSLPLGSVKSYARRGLLQLRDCMQRSAEAIESAGLAATRANVSHPASKFPSTGSRS; encoded by the coding sequence GTGACTGAATCGGTTCTAACGCGTATCGCTGAAGGCGATCGCTCCGCTGTCGACGACTGCCTGGATCGTTATGGTGGTTTAGTGTGGTCGTTGGCAAAGCGGTGGATCGGCAACGCCGACGACGCCGAAGATGCCGTTCAAGAGATCTTTGTCGAACTATGGCAGCAAGCTGGGCGATTTGACCCGGCCGTCGCGGCCGAAACGACTTTCGTCGCGATGATCGCACGTCGCCGACTGATCGACCGACGCCGAAAGGACTCCAGGGCTCCGGCCATGGAGCCCATCAGCGTCGACCCGGTCGATGTGACCGCCAAGTGCGAATTGGAAGAAACCTTGGTCCGCGGCGAAGAAGCCGCACAGGCCCAAGAGTGTTTAGAGAAGCTCACCACAACCCAGCAACAAGTTTTGAAGTTGTCGGTGCATCAAGGGGCTTCGCACACCTTGATTGCCGGAAAACTCTCGTTGCCTTTGGGATCGGTTAAGTCTTATGCTCGGCGAGGACTCCTCCAACTTCGGGATTGCATGCAACGCAGTGCCGAGGCGATCGAGTCGGCCGGTCTTGCCGCAACTCGAGCAAATGTGTCCCACCCAGCGTCCAAATTTCCTTCCACAGGGAGTCGATCATGA
- a CDS encoding anti-sigma factor, which produces MNPSSNTPSEWEELLAGEALGDLDASELQRLDSEFGNERPQSSDELMQSVAALHLALTGTDGESMPDHLRQKIASDAAGYLPARNSFNANTHIETPKVELPSAHQANAGSKLAMRESLAWLTAAACLLLAIGSWLASSGGSTSDPGGNRVAMNVVEARKALQATADRLEVQWGPGTTPFDAPVSGEVIWSTDQQKGFMRFVDMPINDPAVQQYQLWIIDPARDDEPIDGGVFNVTEAGEVIVPIDAKLKVIDPAAFAITIEKPGGVVVSTQERLPLLAAVEK; this is translated from the coding sequence ATGAATCCATCATCGAACACTCCCTCGGAATGGGAAGAACTGCTCGCAGGTGAAGCCTTGGGCGACTTGGACGCTAGCGAATTGCAGCGACTCGACAGCGAGTTCGGGAACGAACGCCCGCAATCCAGCGACGAGCTGATGCAATCCGTCGCAGCACTGCACCTGGCTTTAACAGGTACGGATGGTGAGTCCATGCCTGACCATTTACGGCAAAAGATCGCAAGTGACGCTGCAGGTTATCTGCCGGCAAGAAACTCGTTCAACGCAAACACGCATATTGAAACACCGAAGGTCGAACTTCCGTCTGCACACCAGGCGAACGCGGGATCCAAACTGGCAATGCGAGAAAGTCTCGCTTGGCTCACCGCCGCAGCGTGTCTGTTGCTAGCGATTGGATCATGGCTCGCCTCATCTGGCGGTTCTACCTCCGATCCAGGCGGCAACCGTGTTGCCATGAACGTCGTCGAGGCTCGCAAGGCTTTGCAAGCCACCGCCGATCGTTTGGAAGTTCAATGGGGACCAGGAACGACACCTTTCGACGCCCCGGTGTCCGGTGAAGTGATCTGGAGTACGGATCAACAAAAGGGGTTCATGCGATTTGTCGACATGCCAATTAACGATCCTGCGGTGCAACAGTATCAGTTGTGGATCATTGACCCGGCACGAGATGACGAACCGATCGATGGCGGTGTTTTCAACGTGACCGAAGCTGGCGAAGTGATTGTCCCGATCGATGCCAAGTTGAAAGTGATCGATCCGGCGGCATTCGCCATCACTATCGAGAAACCCGGTGGTGTGGTCGTGTCCACTCAAGAACGATTGCCGCTTCTCGCTGCTGTTGAGAAGTAA
- a CDS encoding STAS/SEC14 domain-containing protein — MSFALNEIATGKVIEVDVTGKLTKEAYAEFMPMTEERIKEHGKVRILFVMHDFHGWDMGAAWEDIKFDMKHFNDIERLAIVGESKWEKGMSVFCRPFTTAEIKYFDIADVEKAREWIEADM; from the coding sequence ATGTCATTCGCACTCAACGAAATCGCCACCGGCAAAGTGATTGAAGTCGACGTCACCGGAAAGCTGACCAAGGAAGCTTATGCCGAGTTCATGCCGATGACCGAAGAGCGGATTAAAGAGCACGGCAAAGTTCGAATCTTGTTCGTGATGCACGACTTCCACGGTTGGGACATGGGTGCCGCGTGGGAGGACATCAAGTTCGACATGAAGCACTTCAACGACATCGAGCGTCTCGCAATCGTCGGCGAGTCGAAGTGGGAAAAAGGAATGTCCGTGTTCTGCCGACCGTTCACAACTGCGGAGATCAAGTACTTCGATATCGCGGATGTTGAGAAGGCTCGCGAATGGATCGAAGCGGACATGTAA
- the gpmA gene encoding 2,3-diphosphoglycerate-dependent phosphoglycerate mutase: MNTSHNKQLVLLRHGQSTWNRDNRFTGWTDVPLSDQGHDEAVEAGRWLSEQDVQVDIAYTSVLQRAIKTLWIALEESDQMWVPVNRSWRLNERHYGALQGENKSEMADRVGAEQVHLWRRSFDVRPPSLERNDPRYPGRDRRYAGLGASDIPLAESLKDTIDRILPYWHETIAPAFNQANTILVVAHGNTLRALVKHLEHVSDEEIPLLNIPTSVPIVYQLNSALCPLNEVHTRFEPAVEA, translated from the coding sequence ATGAACACTTCACACAACAAACAGTTAGTCTTGCTTCGGCATGGTCAAAGTACTTGGAATCGGGACAACCGATTTACCGGCTGGACCGACGTGCCGCTATCAGACCAAGGGCACGATGAAGCCGTCGAGGCGGGGCGCTGGTTGAGTGAACAGGACGTGCAAGTTGATATCGCTTATACCTCGGTTTTGCAGCGTGCGATCAAGACGCTTTGGATTGCCTTGGAAGAATCGGATCAGATGTGGGTGCCGGTCAATCGCAGTTGGCGATTGAACGAGCGGCACTACGGCGCGCTGCAGGGTGAAAACAAGAGCGAGATGGCTGATAGGGTAGGTGCGGAACAGGTTCACCTGTGGCGCCGTAGTTTCGATGTGCGTCCTCCCTCGCTTGAACGGAACGATCCTCGCTATCCCGGTCGTGACCGACGCTATGCGGGTCTTGGTGCGAGCGATATCCCGTTGGCTGAAAGCTTGAAAGACACGATTGATCGCATTTTGCCCTATTGGCACGAAACGATTGCTCCGGCGTTTAACCAGGCGAACACAATCTTAGTCGTTGCGCATGGCAACACGCTTCGCGCCCTGGTCAAACACCTGGAACACGTGTCTGACGAAGAAATCCCTTTACTGAATATTCCTACGAGCGTGCCGATCGTTTACCAGCTGAACAGCGCATTGTGCCCACTGAACGAAGTTCACACACGGTTCGAACCCGCCGTCGAGGCATGA
- a CDS encoding glycogen debranching protein, whose protein sequence is MNRWQRIEGTPFPQGATWIEEDRAFNFSLYSKHAEAVRLLLYTADDLVHPCYEFDFNYLKNKSGPVWHCRVAASLAPNARYYAYRVEGPAPEPDHDWHCFDFEKILLDPYARSVYFPDTFSHDAACQPGSNAGKAPLGVLPSVQEAFDWDDDQPPSHDSDLVIYEMHVRGFTRNPNSGVTEAKRGTFAGVVDKIPYLIDLGVTAVELMPVFQFDPQAHNYWGYMPLNFFSPHHNYAVDADGCSQRHEFCEMVKSLHEAGIEVILDVVYNHTCEGDEHGPTYSFKGIDNSTFYMTSGDPSAPFANYSGTGNTLHTANRSVRRGIIDSLRYWNTDMHVDGFRFDLASIFTRNSDGSIDLDDPPVISQIGTDVELTDCRLVAEPWDAGGAFQLGQKFPGQRWMQWNARYRDTLQRFVRGDKGLVGDLMMRLYGSDDLFPDDRMHAYQPPLSVNYITSHDGSTLYDLVSYRLKRNWANGHNNTDGSNEYSWNCGWEGDSQGGSEMPPEVMRLRKQQVKNFFCLLMLSNGTPMFRMGDEFMQTQHGNNNPYNQDNETSWLDWDRRSIHDDIFRFCKRMIAFRKAHPSISRSRFWRDDVKWYGTQHLVDLSNQSQQLAFGLHGASQEDANIYVMINAAPDPVVFGIHEGRVGDWLQVVDTSLDSPDDFVETGDKRVGDVNYQVNGRSVVVLLQRGETLSPDS, encoded by the coding sequence ATGAACCGTTGGCAAAGAATCGAAGGAACCCCATTCCCTCAGGGGGCGACTTGGATTGAGGAAGATCGTGCGTTCAATTTCTCGTTGTACTCCAAGCACGCCGAAGCAGTGCGACTGTTGTTGTACACGGCAGACGATTTAGTGCATCCCTGTTATGAGTTTGACTTCAACTATCTGAAGAACAAGTCTGGGCCGGTTTGGCACTGTCGCGTTGCCGCGTCGCTTGCGCCGAACGCCCGGTACTATGCGTACCGAGTGGAAGGACCCGCGCCGGAGCCCGACCACGATTGGCACTGTTTTGATTTTGAAAAGATACTGCTCGATCCGTACGCTCGGTCTGTCTATTTCCCGGATACATTCAGTCACGATGCCGCCTGCCAGCCGGGATCCAATGCCGGGAAAGCACCGCTCGGTGTGCTGCCGTCGGTGCAAGAGGCCTTTGATTGGGATGATGATCAGCCGCCTAGCCATGATAGTGACCTGGTGATTTACGAGATGCATGTGCGCGGATTCACACGCAATCCCAATTCAGGTGTGACCGAAGCCAAGCGTGGCACGTTCGCTGGAGTTGTTGACAAGATTCCCTACTTGATCGATCTCGGGGTCACTGCGGTGGAGTTGATGCCGGTCTTCCAGTTCGATCCGCAAGCACATAATTACTGGGGCTACATGCCGCTGAACTTCTTCTCGCCGCATCACAACTACGCTGTCGACGCCGATGGATGTTCTCAGCGGCACGAGTTTTGTGAAATGGTAAAGTCGTTGCACGAAGCGGGCATCGAAGTGATTTTGGACGTGGTTTACAACCACACCTGCGAAGGCGACGAACACGGGCCGACGTACAGCTTCAAGGGCATCGACAACAGCACCTTCTATATGACGTCCGGTGACCCGTCGGCGCCCTTTGCCAATTACAGCGGTACCGGAAACACCCTTCACACGGCCAACCGAAGTGTCCGTCGGGGCATCATCGACAGTTTGCGTTATTGGAATACCGACATGCATGTCGACGGTTTCCGGTTCGACCTGGCCTCGATCTTCACTCGCAATTCGGATGGTTCGATCGATTTAGATGATCCGCCCGTAATCAGTCAGATCGGGACGGATGTGGAGCTAACGGATTGCCGTCTGGTTGCGGAACCTTGGGACGCGGGCGGTGCATTTCAGTTGGGGCAAAAGTTTCCCGGGCAGCGATGGATGCAGTGGAATGCACGTTATCGCGACACTTTGCAGCGTTTCGTGCGAGGCGACAAGGGTTTGGTCGGCGACTTGATGATGCGTCTGTACGGTAGCGACGATCTTTTCCCGGATGATCGGATGCACGCCTACCAGCCTCCGTTGAGCGTCAACTACATCACTTCCCATGACGGCTCGACGCTCTACGATTTGGTCTCTTATCGCCTAAAACGAAACTGGGCGAACGGTCACAACAATACCGATGGGTCGAATGAGTACAGCTGGAATTGTGGTTGGGAGGGCGATTCGCAGGGCGGTTCGGAAATGCCACCCGAGGTGATGCGACTTCGCAAGCAACAGGTCAAAAACTTCTTTTGCCTGTTGATGCTTTCCAACGGAACACCCATGTTCCGGATGGGTGATGAGTTCATGCAAACGCAGCATGGAAACAATAACCCGTACAACCAAGACAACGAAACCAGTTGGCTCGATTGGGACCGACGTTCCATACACGACGACATCTTCCGGTTCTGCAAACGGATGATCGCGTTTCGAAAAGCACATCCCTCGATCAGCCGGTCCCGGTTCTGGCGCGATGACGTGAAGTGGTATGGAACGCAGCATCTAGTTGACTTGTCGAATCAGTCGCAACAGCTCGCCTTTGGTTTGCACGGTGCCTCACAGGAGGATGCGAATATTTACGTGATGATCAACGCGGCTCCGGATCCAGTGGTGTTCGGAATCCACGAGGGACGTGTTGGGGACTGGTTGCAAGTCGTTGATACGTCACTCGACAGCCCAGACGACTTTGTGGAAACGGGCGATAAACGGGTCGGCGACGTGAACTATCAAGTGAATGGACGGTCCGTTGTCGTGCTGTTGCAACGCGGCGAGACTCTTTCGCCTGACTCCTGA
- a CDS encoding heavy metal translocating P-type ATPase translates to MAIAVFTVVMIAIHLVLRFAIGTSEYAWNVPLWLVLGFGGTPLVWELLRKIMRREFGSDLLAGISIVVSALLGEYLAGALVVLMLSGGEALEAYAVSSASSVLRALSKRMPAVAHRQIDSTVDDIPLSDVAIGDTVAVFPHETCPVDGTVVEGHGVMDESYLTGEPYMMSKAPGSAVLSGSINGESALIVKADKLAMDSRYAKIMEVMAKSEQQKPQMRRMADQLGAWYTPLAVAIGVAAWVATGDPVRFLAVMVVATPCPLLIAIPVAIIGSISLAARRAIIVRDPAALETADTCRTLIFDKTGTLTYGEPNLVEQLCVEESRGPEILCYVSSLERFSKHPLASAISKAAMESGCVVHGVSEVSEPPGQGLTGKVAGHKVEVTSRKKLLAIQPQLSDHLPQQAGGLECVILIDDQYAATYRFRDTPRPDGASFIQHLGPRHKINRTMLVSGDRPSEVQYLANQVGIHDVYASQSPEQKLEIVNAETAKANTIFVGDGINDAPALMAATVGVAFGQNSDVTTEAADVVVLDSSLQKIDEFLHISRRMRRIALQSAIGGMAISIVAMGVASAGYLPPVAGAILQEVIDVLAVLNALRVAIPPKSLIDFEKARPS, encoded by the coding sequence ATGGCGATTGCGGTTTTCACCGTCGTGATGATCGCGATTCACTTGGTGCTTCGGTTCGCGATAGGGACCTCTGAGTATGCTTGGAATGTTCCGCTCTGGTTGGTGCTCGGGTTCGGCGGGACGCCGCTGGTTTGGGAACTGCTGCGCAAAATCATGCGGCGAGAATTTGGCTCGGACCTGCTGGCGGGGATATCGATCGTGGTCTCGGCGTTGCTGGGGGAATACCTGGCCGGGGCGTTGGTCGTCTTGATGCTCTCCGGTGGCGAGGCTTTGGAGGCGTATGCGGTCAGCAGCGCGTCGTCGGTATTGCGGGCGCTTAGCAAACGGATGCCAGCGGTTGCCCACCGACAGATCGATTCGACGGTCGATGACATTCCGCTTTCGGATGTTGCCATTGGCGATACTGTTGCAGTATTCCCGCACGAGACGTGTCCTGTGGACGGCACCGTTGTCGAAGGGCACGGTGTGATGGACGAGTCGTACCTGACCGGTGAACCCTACATGATGTCCAAGGCTCCAGGGTCGGCGGTGCTGTCGGGATCAATCAATGGCGAATCGGCGTTGATCGTCAAGGCGGATAAGTTGGCGATGGACTCGCGGTACGCCAAGATCATGGAGGTGATGGCGAAGTCCGAACAACAGAAACCGCAAATGCGTCGCATGGCGGATCAACTGGGGGCTTGGTACACGCCACTGGCTGTGGCGATTGGCGTGGCGGCTTGGGTGGCAACCGGCGACCCGGTGCGGTTCTTGGCCGTGATGGTCGTGGCGACACCGTGCCCGTTGTTGATCGCAATCCCCGTCGCGATCATTGGCTCGATTTCACTGGCCGCTCGTCGCGCGATCATTGTGCGAGACCCTGCGGCACTGGAAACCGCCGATACGTGCCGAACGCTGATTTTTGACAAAACCGGAACGCTGACGTACGGCGAGCCGAATCTGGTGGAACAATTGTGCGTCGAAGAATCACGCGGGCCAGAGATTCTTTGCTACGTCAGTAGCCTGGAACGTTTTTCGAAACACCCACTGGCGAGCGCGATATCGAAAGCCGCGATGGAGTCCGGTTGCGTTGTTCACGGTGTGTCCGAGGTCAGCGAGCCGCCTGGGCAAGGGCTGACCGGGAAAGTAGCCGGTCACAAGGTCGAAGTTACCAGTCGCAAAAAATTGCTAGCGATACAGCCTCAGCTATCCGATCATTTGCCTCAACAAGCCGGTGGGCTGGAGTGCGTGATTCTGATTGATGATCAATACGCGGCGACCTACCGTTTCCGCGACACACCGCGGCCGGATGGGGCTTCCTTTATTCAGCATCTCGGCCCACGGCATAAGATCAACCGGACAATGTTGGTATCGGGCGATCGTCCGTCGGAGGTGCAGTATCTGGCTAACCAGGTGGGCATCCACGATGTGTACGCGAGTCAAAGTCCGGAACAGAAACTGGAGATCGTGAACGCCGAAACCGCCAAGGCGAACACGATCTTCGTTGGCGATGGAATTAACGATGCCCCCGCATTGATGGCCGCAACCGTCGGTGTGGCGTTTGGTCAAAACAGTGACGTGACCACCGAGGCCGCCGACGTGGTGGTGCTGGATAGTTCGCTCCAGAAGATTGACGAGTTCTTGCACATCAGTCGGCGGATGCGGCGGATTGCGTTGCAAAGTGCCATCGGTGGCATGGCGATTAGCATCGTCGCCATGGGTGTCGCGTCGGCGGGATACCTGCCGCCTGTCGCGGGAGCGATCTTGCAGGAAGTAATTGACGTGCTAGCGGTCCTGAACGCGTTGCGGGTCGCGATCCCGCCGAAGTCATTGATCGATTTTGAGAAGGCACGGCCGAGCTAA
- a CDS encoding PAS domain S-box protein: MSRLRIPVTTLDTSPCHSPGPTMTQSERPPKPPHDDPPQPRPWAVEPKRLQQMVEGLPAGAVYVHGQSVQMNRAAEEITGYRRQEITTLDDWYSKLFGDREAEIRRLHDHHHQAGFPHLATLVIRRKDGRLRTIQFAGHALDDEVWLMQDVTEQHEAAQLSKIHQRAIQATQSGVLITDTTHPDNPIVFCNDAFITATGFNREEILGQSCHFLKTDDRDQDAIATLRQAIENGLACEVVLRNYRKDGSMFWNELAFSPIRDETGNLTHFVGIQNDLTDQKLIEGELMRETAMFQSVLRSVPDALMIEDLDRRITFCSPGVEKIFGYLPNELTGQHKALLYANSDEFERQGHQRFRIDAEHELAPMEVAFRRKNGREFTGELVGTLFRDAQQEPVGFLSLIRDVSERNRLQAEQRRYNDVLEAFSKGSSLDALLSLIVRQAEEARPGMLASILLLDTRNHCLRGRYSDTLPEPWQDFCDGLPVGENVGSCGAAVFTKQRVIVEDIPTHPNWNEVRTIAAKCGLAACWSEPILSPDKEVLGTLAMYFREPTKPTDADLHLLEHSSKLASVAIERSQTKERSRKSEERYRSLVMATSATTWVTSADGQFESPQSEWESYTGQPWAEHREDGWLKMIHDDDRSRVRAAWDEAIRSGTHFQTAGRVWHAQTQSHRYFEGQAVPIRDDKQRITEWVGVATDVHNRVIAQQTLQQREKDFRTLADNVPEYFAYLDTEHRYAFVNRKYEEVYGQPRSELIGKHVRDLIGSQVYDLHIRDNLQQALSGQQVSYKFEVASGDEDSRWLATVAFPDIRGDTVKGVFILTSDITERRLLEKQVLDIAANENRRIAQDLHDGIGQELTGIGMIADALVTTLKRQNAPEVKIATRLQAEVQRTLSQVRALARGMNPVDIDGRGLMVAISSMCDRMHEIDGIQCEMECQVPVTLADNQVATQLYRIAQEATTNAIKHGKANRILIRLVVADGNPRLEVTDNGIGIKTTESRSPGMGLRTMGYRADVIGGHLTLNNLPDGGTKVACTFPAAAICQAQP, translated from the coding sequence ATGTCGCGCCTCCGAATTCCTGTGACGACACTCGACACCAGCCCCTGCCACAGCCCCGGCCCAACGATGACGCAGTCCGAACGACCGCCAAAACCACCGCATGACGATCCCCCCCAGCCCCGACCGTGGGCGGTGGAACCGAAACGTTTGCAGCAAATGGTCGAGGGCTTGCCTGCCGGAGCAGTCTATGTGCACGGCCAATCCGTCCAAATGAATCGTGCGGCCGAAGAGATTACGGGGTATCGTCGCCAAGAAATCACGACACTCGACGATTGGTACAGCAAGCTGTTCGGCGATCGTGAAGCAGAAATTCGCCGACTTCACGATCACCACCACCAGGCGGGGTTCCCTCATCTGGCCACTCTCGTGATCAGACGAAAGGATGGGCGTCTTCGAACGATTCAGTTCGCAGGGCATGCCCTCGACGACGAAGTTTGGTTGATGCAGGATGTCACCGAGCAACACGAAGCGGCCCAGCTTTCGAAAATTCACCAACGTGCCATTCAGGCAACTCAGAGCGGCGTTCTGATCACGGACACCACGCACCCCGACAACCCAATTGTCTTTTGCAACGATGCCTTCATCACCGCGACCGGATTCAATCGCGAGGAGATCCTGGGCCAAAGCTGTCACTTTCTGAAAACGGACGATCGTGACCAGGACGCAATCGCGACGCTAAGACAGGCCATCGAAAATGGACTGGCATGTGAGGTCGTGCTGCGTAACTATCGCAAAGACGGCTCGATGTTTTGGAACGAATTGGCGTTCTCTCCCATCCGCGATGAAACCGGGAACCTGACGCACTTCGTTGGAATTCAAAACGACCTAACCGATCAAAAATTGATCGAAGGCGAACTCATGCGGGAAACCGCTATGTTTCAAAGTGTCTTGCGAAGTGTTCCCGATGCACTGATGATCGAGGACCTGGATCGACGGATCACGTTTTGCAGTCCTGGCGTTGAAAAGATTTTTGGCTATTTGCCCAACGAATTAACCGGCCAGCACAAGGCGTTGCTATACGCCAACTCGGATGAATTCGAGCGACAGGGGCACCAGAGATTCCGAATCGATGCGGAACATGAACTGGCCCCCATGGAAGTGGCCTTCCGCCGCAAGAACGGTCGCGAATTCACGGGCGAGCTGGTTGGAACGCTCTTCCGCGACGCTCAACAAGAGCCGGTTGGATTCCTCAGCCTCATCCGCGACGTTAGCGAACGCAATCGACTGCAGGCGGAACAGCGGCGATACAATGACGTCCTGGAAGCGTTCTCCAAAGGCAGTTCACTCGACGCACTATTGAGCTTAATCGTTCGCCAAGCCGAAGAGGCCCGGCCAGGCATGCTCGCATCGATCCTTTTGCTGGACACTCGCAACCATTGCCTTCGCGGGCGATACAGCGACACACTTCCGGAACCATGGCAAGACTTTTGTGACGGGCTGCCGGTTGGCGAAAACGTCGGCTCGTGCGGGGCTGCCGTGTTCACCAAACAACGCGTCATTGTGGAGGACATCCCAACGCACCCCAATTGGAACGAGGTCCGCACGATCGCCGCGAAGTGTGGGCTAGCAGCCTGTTGGTCGGAACCGATTTTGTCGCCCGACAAGGAAGTGCTGGGAACATTGGCGATGTACTTCCGCGAGCCAACCAAGCCGACCGATGCTGATTTGCATTTGCTGGAACACAGCTCCAAACTTGCCTCGGTCGCCATTGAACGGTCCCAAACAAAGGAACGCAGCCGAAAGAGCGAAGAACGATATCGATCGCTGGTGATGGCAACTTCAGCGACGACCTGGGTGACCTCCGCCGACGGTCAATTTGAATCGCCACAATCCGAGTGGGAATCCTACACCGGCCAACCCTGGGCCGAGCATCGGGAAGACGGATGGCTGAAGATGATTCACGACGACGATCGCTCACGTGTGCGTGCCGCTTGGGACGAAGCGATCCGATCTGGCACACATTTCCAAACCGCTGGCCGAGTATGGCATGCTCAAACCCAAAGCCATCGCTATTTTGAAGGGCAAGCCGTTCCGATACGCGATGACAAACAAAGAATTACCGAATGGGTGGGCGTCGCAACGGACGTGCACAATCGTGTCATCGCCCAACAAACACTCCAACAACGCGAAAAGGATTTTCGTACGTTGGCTGACAATGTGCCTGAGTACTTCGCCTACCTCGATACGGAGCATCGCTACGCGTTTGTGAACCGCAAATACGAAGAAGTCTATGGACAACCGCGCAGCGAGTTGATCGGCAAGCACGTGCGTGACTTGATCGGCAGCCAAGTCTACGACCTCCACATCCGCGACAACTTGCAACAAGCGTTATCCGGGCAGCAGGTTTCTTACAAATTCGAAGTGGCCAGCGGAGACGAAGACAGCCGCTGGTTGGCCACGGTCGCGTTCCCCGATATTCGCGGCGATACCGTCAAAGGCGTCTTCATCCTGACCAGCGATATCACGGAACGACGCCTGCTGGAAAAACAGGTGCTCGATATCGCGGCGAACGAAAACCGCCGAATCGCCCAAGACTTGCACGATGGCATTGGACAGGAATTGACGGGCATCGGCATGATCGCTGACGCCTTGGTCACGACACTGAAGCGGCAAAACGCGCCGGAAGTCAAGATTGCCACTCGCTTGCAGGCTGAAGTCCAACGCACCCTTTCTCAAGTGCGTGCACTTGCTAGAGGAATGAATCCAGTCGACATCGACGGGCGGGGGCTGATGGTCGCGATCTCCTCAATGTGCGATCGGATGCACGAAATCGATGGCATCCAGTGCGAAATGGAATGCCAAGTTCCCGTCACCCTCGCCGACAACCAAGTCGCCACCCAGCTCTACCGCATTGCCCAGGAAGCCACGACTAACGCGATCAAGCACGGCAAAGCGAATCGCATCCTGATCCGACTGGTGGTTGCCGACGGGAACCCTCGGTTGGAGGTTACCGACAACGGGATCGGCATCAAAACGACTGAATCCCGATCACCAGGAATGGGTTTGCGAACAATGGGTTACCGCGCCGATGTCATCGGCGGGCACCTCACACTCAATAACCTACCCGACGGTGGTACAAAAGTAGCTTGTACCTTCCCCGCCGCAGCAATCTGCCAAGCCCAGCCTTGA
- a CDS encoding response regulator transcription factor, with the protein MTQIVIVDDHPSTRFGLATRIELEPDLQICGEAADVDEALELIGQVCPDVAVIDVSLKTGSGIDLIKQVKESHPRVKMLVWSMYEEGLYAERALRAGALGYINKQQATDTIVEAIRTIMAGDLFLSKELSAKMLHRVIQGKESVALSPVDSLSDRELETFRLIGQGMNTKDIAKAMDLRPKTVETYRARIKDKLEIDEMAALTREATQWVLENG; encoded by the coding sequence ATGACTCAAATTGTAATCGTCGATGACCATCCCTCCACCCGGTTCGGTCTCGCAACCCGAATTGAACTGGAACCAGACCTACAGATTTGCGGCGAAGCAGCGGACGTGGACGAGGCCCTGGAATTAATCGGGCAAGTTTGTCCCGACGTCGCCGTGATCGACGTTTCGCTTAAAACCGGCAGCGGAATCGATTTGATCAAACAGGTCAAAGAGTCCCATCCGCGAGTCAAGATGCTGGTCTGGTCGATGTATGAAGAGGGGCTTTACGCTGAACGAGCCCTGCGTGCCGGCGCACTTGGATACATCAATAAACAACAGGCTACCGACACGATCGTGGAAGCGATTCGAACAATCATGGCCGGCGATTTGTTCTTAAGCAAGGAACTGTCGGCCAAGATGCTACACCGGGTGATTCAGGGCAAAGAGTCCGTGGCCCTTTCGCCGGTCGACTCACTGTCGGATCGAGAACTGGAAACGTTTCGACTGATCGGCCAAGGGATGAACACCAAGGACATCGCCAAGGCAATGGACCTGCGTCCTAAAACGGTCGAGACCTACCGAGCCCGTATCAAAGACAAGTTGGAAATCGACGAGATGGCAGCGCTCACTCGGGAAGCGACGCAGTGGGTGCTGGAAAACGGCTGA